The Malus domestica chromosome 06, GDT2T_hap1 genome has a segment encoding these proteins:
- the LOC139197205 gene encoding LOW QUALITY PROTEIN: probable alpha-mannosidase At5g13980 (The sequence of the model RefSeq protein was modified relative to this genomic sequence to represent the inferred CDS: deleted 2 bases in 1 codon; substituted 3 bases at 3 genomic stop codons) — MAVESNCLRLLLVMVLLVQVFLRGESKYMVYNTTSRLVPGKLNVHLVPHTHDDVGWKKTVDQYYTGSNNSLQVACVRMVLDSLVPALLADKNRKFIYVEQVFFQRWWRDQTEATQNTVKQLVSSGQLELINGGMCMHDEAAAHYIDMIDQTTLGHRFIKQEFNVTPRIGWQIDPFGHSAVQAYLLGAEVGFDSLFFARIDYQDRAKRKNEKSLEVVWRGSKSLGSSAQIFAGAFPENYGPPTNDFYFEVDDISPIVQDDTDLSDYNVLERVNDFVSAAISQANITRTNHIMWTMGSDFKYQYAHSWFLQMDKFIHYVNQDGRVNALYSTPSIYTDAKHATNEPWPIKTGDFFPYADKENIYWTGYFTSRPAIKGYVRMMSGYYLAARQLEFFKGMSKSGSKTDSLADALAIAQHHDAVSGTERQHVADDYAKRLSIGYNEAEKVIAESLSCMTESKSRAGCENLLTKFQQCPLLNISYCPPSEADLSTGKSLVIVVYNSLGWKRKDVIKIPVINANVAVRDSTGKEIESQLIPLLNASATIRNYHVKAYLGKSLGETPYYWLAFSATVPPLGFSTYFISSATRKATTSEVYRSEAGRNDTIEVGRGNLRLIYSGNEGQLTKYMNSRSLVKKQIKQSFSYYAGDNGYVDLQAEGAYVFRPNGSYPIKSGGKVDHFTVLRGPLLDEVHQRINSWIYQVTRVYKEKEHAEIEFIIGPIPIDNGVGKDIVSKITTGMKTNKRFYTDSNGRDFIERIRDYRKDWDLEVNQPVAGNYYPINLGIYTKDNNTELSVLVDRSVGGSSIVDGQLELMLHRRLLSDDDKGIFEALNETVCIRDDCEGLIVXSXKLPSXLGFLVFIKTITPPKWRRSFGQEIYSPFLLAFTEQDEDSWTSSYVTTFSGMDPSYTLPDNVAIITLQELEDEKLLFRLAHLYEIDEDKDLSVMASVELKKVFADKKIRKVTEMSLSANQERAEMEKKRLVWKAEGSSDKEAKVLRGGPVDPTKLVVDLAPMEIRTLIIDL; from the exons TCGGATGGTGCTGGATTCGTTGGTTCCCGCTTTGTTGGCCGATAAGAACCGCAAATTCATATATGTTGAACAG GTTTTTTTCCAACGTTGGTGGAGAGACCAAACGGAGGCGACCCAAAACACGGTCAAGCAACTAGTTAGCTCCGGTCAACTGGAACTCAT AAATGGGGGGATGTGCATGCATGATGAGGCTGCTGCTCATTACATCGATATGATTGATCAGACGACTCTCGGGCATCGGTTCATCAAACAAGAGTTCAATGTGACTCCCAGAATTGGCTGGCAGATCGATCCATTCGGACATTCTGCAGTGCAGGCCTACCTGTTGGGAGCTGAG GTTGGATTTGACTCTCTTTTCTTTGCTCGAATTGACTACCAAGACAGAGCTAAACGGAAGAATGAGAAAAGCCTCGAGGTTGTCTGGCGAGGTTCTAAGAGTCTCGGATCATCTGCACAG ATTTTCGCCGGTGCATTCCCTGAGAATTATGGACCTCCGACAAATGATTTTTACTTTGAAGTTGATGACATATCCCCTATTGTTCAG GATGATACTGATCTGTCTGACTACAATGTGCTCGAGCGTGTAAATGATTTCGTATCTGCTGCAATCTCACAA GCAAACATAACTCGTACGAATCATATCATGTGGACAATGGGATCGGATTTCAAGTATCAGTACGCGCATTCATGGTTTCTGCAGATGGATAAGTTCATTCATTACGTGAATCAA GATGGGCGTGTGAATGCGCTATACTCAACTCCGTCAATATACACTGATGCCAAACATGCAACAAATGAACCCTGGCCAATCAAGACTGGAGACTTCTTTCC ATACGCTGACAAAGAAAATATTTACTGGACCGGATATTTTACAAGCAGGCCAGCCATCAAAGGCTATGTTAGAATGATGAGCGGCTACTATTTG GCAGCGAGGCAACTCGAATTTTTTAAGGGAATGAGTAAATCAGGGTCTAAGACAGATTCTCTGGCTGACGCCTTAGCAATCGCTCAACATCACGATGCAGTCAGTGGCACGGAGAGGCAGCATGTGGCGGATGATTATGCAAAACGACTTTCAATAGGCTACAATGAG GCTGAGAAGGTTATTGCAGAATCGCTTTCTTGCATGACAGAATCCAAATCAAGAGCTGGTTGCGAGAATCTGTTAACTAAGTTTCAACAG tgtcCACTTCTGAACATTAGCTATTGCCCCCCCTCAGAGGCTGATCTGTCAACTGGGAAATCCCTG GTTATTGTTGTCTATAATTCTCTGGGATGGAAAAGAAAGGATGTCATAAAGATTCCT GTTATCAATGCGAACGTCGCTGTGAGAGATTCTACAGGAAAAGAAATTGAGTCACAGCTCATACCTCTGCTTAATGCGTCCGCGACCATAAGAAATTACCATGTCAAGGCATATCTTGGTAAATCCCTGGGAGAAACTCCATATTATTGGCTTGCATTTTCGGCAACTGTACCCCCTCTTGGTTTTAGCACTTACTTCATCTCAAGTGCCACACGAAAAG CTACTACTTCAGAAGTGTACAGGTCAGAAGCAGGTCGAAATGATACAATAGAAGTCGGGCGAGGCAACTTGAGACTTATTTATTCTGGGAATGAAGGACAACTTACTAAATATATGAACAGCAGAAGCTTG GTCAAAAAGCAGATAAAACAATCATTTAGCTACTACGCTGGAGATAATGGATATGTCGATTTACAG GCCGAGGGAGCGTATGTCTTCCGCCCTAATGGTTCATATCCCATTAAATCAGGAGGGAAG gttgatcattttaCTGTTTTGAGAGGACCATTGCTCGATGAAGTACATCAGAGGATAAACTCTTGGATTTACCAG GTCACTAGAGTGTACAAGGAAAAAGAGCATGCTGAGATTGAATTTATT ATTGGCCCTATACCAATCGATAACGGTGTTGGCAAAGACATTGTAAGCAAGATTACAACCGGCATGAAAACGAACAAACGATTCTACACAGACTCTAATGGGCGCGATTTTATCGAAAGA ATTCGAGACTATAGAAAAGACTGGGATCTTGAAGTGAATCAACCTGTTGCAGGAAATTATTATCCA ATTAATCTCGGAATCTACACGAAAGATAACAACACAGAGCTGTCAGTACTAGTAGATAGATCTGTGGGTGGATCCAGCATTGTGGATGGACAATTGGAACTCATGCTCCATAG GAGGTTGCTCAGTGACGATGACAAAGGTATATTTGAAGCCCTAAACGAAACTGTGTGCATTCGAGATGATTGTGAAGGACTCATTGTATGATCCTAAAAACTC CCTAGCTAGCTAGGGTTCTTAGTGTTCATAAAGACCATAACTCCCCCTAAATGGCGTCGATCATTTGGTCAGGAGATATACTCTCCATTTCTTTTGGCCTTCACAGAACAAGATGAAGATAGCTGGACAAGCTCTTATGTCACAACCTTTTCCGGAATGGATCCTTCCTACACTTTACCTGATAATGTCGCGATAATAACCCTCCAG GAGCTGGAAGATGAAAAACTTCTGTTCCGCCTTGCACATTTATACGAG ATTGATGAGGACAAGGATCTTTCGGTTATGGCAAGTGTAGAGCTCAAAAAAGTGTTTGCAGATAAGAAG ATTAGAAAAGTAACGGAAATGAGTTTATCTGCAAACCAAGAAAGAGCGGAAATGGAGAAGAAGAGACTAGTGTGGAAAGCAGAAGGCTCCTCCGACAAAGAAGCCAAAGTGTTAAGGGGAGGACCTGTTGATCCAACAAAGCTGGTGGTTGATCTTGCTCCAATGGAAATTCGAACGCTTATCATCGACTTGTAG